In Streptomyces longhuiensis, the following proteins share a genomic window:
- a CDS encoding ABC transporter permease — MTGSQPRTGAPPDPPPDKKLPSGRRSWRRSLRRDWQLYSLAVLPILFFLVFRYLPMIGNVIAFRRFEPGGSILGEEWVGLRYVQMFLSDPSFWQVFRNTLWMGLLTLLFCFPVPIVLALLLNEVRRTALKRFVQSISYLPHFLSIVIVAGITVQMLASDGPINHVLTTFGHDPVRFIQEPGWFRTIYVGSEVWQTAGWGTILYLAALSTIDEDLYEAARIDGANRWQQTWHVTLPGIRPTMITLLILNIGTFMVVGFEKILLLYNPLTYPTADVISTYLYRTGVESNSFSYAAAIGLFEAVIGLVLITSANRLSRKTVGTSLW, encoded by the coding sequence ATGACGGGCAGCCAGCCCCGCACCGGCGCCCCGCCCGACCCGCCGCCCGACAAGAAGCTTCCGTCCGGCCGTCGTTCCTGGCGCCGGTCACTGCGCCGCGACTGGCAGCTGTACTCCCTCGCGGTGCTGCCGATCCTGTTCTTCCTCGTCTTCCGCTATCTGCCGATGATCGGCAACGTGATTGCGTTCCGCCGCTTCGAGCCGGGCGGTTCGATCCTCGGCGAGGAATGGGTGGGCCTGCGCTATGTGCAGATGTTCCTCAGCGACCCGTCGTTCTGGCAGGTCTTCCGGAACACGCTCTGGATGGGCCTGCTGACGCTGCTGTTCTGTTTCCCGGTGCCGATCGTGCTGGCCCTGCTGCTCAACGAGGTCCGGCGCACCGCGCTGAAACGCTTCGTCCAGTCGATCTCGTACCTGCCGCACTTCCTGTCCATCGTGATCGTCGCGGGCATCACGGTGCAGATGCTGGCATCGGACGGCCCGATCAACCACGTGCTCACGACGTTCGGCCACGATCCCGTCCGGTTCATCCAGGAGCCCGGCTGGTTCCGGACGATCTACGTCGGCTCCGAGGTCTGGCAGACGGCCGGCTGGGGCACGATCCTCTACCTCGCCGCGTTGAGCACGATCGACGAGGACCTGTACGAGGCGGCCCGGATCGACGGCGCGAACCGCTGGCAGCAGACCTGGCACGTGACGCTCCCCGGCATCCGCCCCACCATGATCACGCTGCTGATCCTCAACATCGGCACGTTCATGGTCGTCGGCTTCGAGAAGATCCTGCTGCTCTACAACCCGCTGACGTACCCGACGGCCGACGTCATCTCCACCTACCTGTACCGCACCGGTGTCGAGTCGAACTCCTTCAGCTACGCCGCCGCCATCGGCCTGTTCGAGGCGGTCATCGGCCTCGTACTGATCACGTCCGCGAACCGGCTGTCGCGCAAGACCGTGGGGACGAGCCTGTGGTGA
- a CDS encoding acetylxylan esterase: protein MPAFDLPLDELQRHRPEPDEPADFDTFWQATLKSAAQPEPLIRVRPVDSGLRLVESWDITFRGFAGDPVRAWYTRPAGDGELLPAVVEFAGYGRGRGLPHERLTWANAGYAHLLMDNRGQGDQYGSGGATPDPHAAAPGGPGPAVRGLLDPLDYHYRRLITDAVCAVAALRALPGVDRDRIVAVGNSQGGGVALAVAGLVPDLAAALVTAPLLCGIRRALDLTDAGPYGEIAAYLAVHRGAEDAAYRTLGYVEGISFARRAHAPAHFGVGLRDTVCPPSGAYAACHRYGELTGADPVREIHAYPFNGHEHGDAVHVRRQMTWLRGVLGSVGA, encoded by the coding sequence GTGCCCGCCTTCGACCTGCCCTTGGACGAACTCCAGCGCCACCGACCCGAGCCCGACGAACCCGCCGACTTCGACACGTTCTGGCAGGCCACGTTGAAGTCCGCCGCCCAGCCCGAACCTCTGATCCGCGTCCGTCCCGTCGACAGCGGCCTGCGGCTCGTCGAGAGCTGGGACATCACCTTCCGCGGCTTCGCCGGCGACCCCGTCCGCGCCTGGTACACCCGGCCCGCGGGCGACGGCGAACTCCTGCCCGCGGTCGTCGAGTTCGCGGGTTACGGCCGCGGCCGCGGCCTTCCGCACGAGCGCCTCACCTGGGCGAACGCCGGATACGCCCATCTGCTCATGGACAACCGCGGCCAGGGCGACCAGTACGGCAGCGGGGGCGCGACCCCGGACCCGCACGCGGCGGCGCCCGGCGGCCCGGGACCCGCGGTGCGCGGGCTGCTCGACCCCCTCGACTACCACTACCGCCGCCTGATCACCGACGCGGTGTGTGCCGTCGCCGCACTGCGCGCCCTGCCCGGCGTCGACCGGGACCGGATCGTCGCGGTGGGCAACAGCCAGGGCGGGGGAGTGGCACTCGCCGTCGCCGGACTTGTCCCCGATCTGGCCGCGGCCCTGGTCACGGCGCCGCTGCTGTGCGGTATCCGGCGCGCCCTCGACCTGACCGACGCGGGGCCCTACGGCGAGATCGCCGCCTATCTCGCCGTGCACCGGGGCGCGGAGGACGCCGCGTACCGCACGCTCGGATACGTCGAGGGCATCTCGTTCGCCCGCCGTGCCCACGCCCCGGCCCACTTTGGAGTCGGCCTGCGCGACACGGTCTGTCCGCCCAGTGGCGCATACGCGGCCTGTCACCGCTATGGCGAACTCACCGGCGCGGACCCCGTCCGGGAGATCCACGCCTATCCGTTCAACGGCCACGAGCACGGCGACGCCGTGCACGTACGTCGCCAAATGACATGGCTGCGCGGGGTGCTGGGATCCGTTGGCGCCTAG
- a CDS encoding LacI family DNA-binding transcriptional regulator: MARVGGKGKAATQSPDGPAKVTITEIAREAGVSVPTVSRVVNGRSDVSPATRARVEDLLQRHGYQRRPPAPGDRAALLDLVFNDLDSPWAVEIIRGVEEVAHEAGVGTVVSAIHDRAGAARQWMTNLRARASDGVILVTSVLEPGLHDELRRLGVPLVVVDPAGSPATEAPTVGATNWAGGMAATEHLLGLGHRRIGFIEGPPRLLCSRARLDGYRAALDVAGVPVDDALIVPGDFYHESGFTGCNQLLDLAEPPTAVFAASDQMALGAIEALRRRGLRVPEDMSVLGFDDLPEVRWSAPPLTTVRQPLAEMGKMAARFVLDLARSVAPASSRVELATELVVRASTAEPRQV, from the coding sequence GTGGCCCGGGTTGGCGGCAAAGGCAAGGCAGCCACGCAGAGCCCGGACGGGCCGGCCAAGGTGACGATCACCGAGATCGCGCGGGAGGCGGGAGTGTCGGTCCCGACCGTCTCGAGGGTCGTCAACGGGCGCTCCGACGTGTCGCCCGCCACTCGGGCGCGGGTCGAGGACCTGCTGCAGCGGCATGGGTACCAGCGGCGCCCGCCCGCGCCCGGCGACCGGGCGGCCCTGCTCGACCTGGTCTTCAACGACCTGGACAGCCCCTGGGCGGTGGAGATCATCCGGGGTGTCGAGGAGGTCGCGCACGAGGCAGGGGTGGGCACGGTGGTCTCCGCGATTCACGACCGGGCGGGCGCGGCAAGGCAGTGGATGACGAATCTGCGGGCCCGCGCGTCGGACGGGGTGATCCTCGTGACCTCGGTTCTCGAACCGGGGTTGCACGACGAACTGCGGCGCCTGGGTGTGCCGTTGGTGGTCGTCGACCCGGCCGGTTCACCGGCCACCGAGGCGCCGACCGTCGGTGCCACGAACTGGGCGGGCGGGATGGCTGCGACCGAGCATCTGCTGGGGCTCGGTCATCGAAGGATCGGGTTCATCGAGGGCCCGCCCCGGCTGCTGTGCTCGCGCGCCCGGCTCGACGGGTACCGGGCCGCGCTCGATGTGGCCGGTGTGCCCGTGGACGACGCGCTGATCGTGCCCGGCGACTTCTACCACGAGTCCGGATTCACCGGCTGCAACCAGCTGTTGGACCTGGCCGAGCCGCCCACCGCCGTCTTCGCCGCCAGTGACCAGATGGCGCTCGGGGCGATCGAGGCGCTGCGTCGGCGCGGGCTGCGGGTGCCGGAGGACATGAGCGTCCTCGGCTTCGACGATCTCCCGGAGGTGCGCTGGTCGGCGCCGCCGCTCACGACGGTCCGTCAGCCGTTGGCGGAGATGGGGAAAATGGCGGCGCGCTTCGTCCTCGACCTGGCCCGGTCCGTCGCGCCGGCCTCGTCGCGGGTGGAGCTCGCGACAGAACTGGTGGTCAGGGCCAGTACGGCGGAGCCACGGCAGGTCTGA